Proteins encoded together in one Triticum dicoccoides isolate Atlit2015 ecotype Zavitan chromosome 7B, WEW_v2.0, whole genome shotgun sequence window:
- the LOC119338592 gene encoding subtilisin-like protease SBT4.9, producing MVGAAPIKAAIAAVIFLLVTCLHASDHISGNGDGGDDDERQVCIVYMGHPPAAGEKTAGGFSVAHHELLSRALDLDHSSAHERIVYSYQRTLNGFAARLTKDEKEKLSSMEGVVSIFPSRTHQPLTTRSWDFLGFPQTVKRSLELEGDVIIGMLDTGLWPDSPSFSDEGFGPPPSRWKGACLNFTCNNKIIGARAYNHGSSTGGLSAVDTHGHGTHTASTVAGRAVGNVSLGGLAAGTARGAVPGARLAIYKVCSDDGCSDADMLAGFDDAVADGVDVISFSIGSNLPFPYFEDVGAIGSFHAMRGGVLTSAAAGNSGLESGRVSNVAPWILSVAASSTDRRLVDRLVLGNGKTIVGASINIFPELKNVPFVLPINGSCEAESLAVAGRLYKGKILLCAFTGNGSGPATVGAAGAVIVTDQPDVAFSLPLPAVMVSQHQFSRIMAYVNRTRNPVGTILASESAFDSQAPIVASFSSPGPNMITPSILKPDLSAPGIDILAAWSPLSPVSGRSVAYSIDSGTSMACPHATGAAAYVKSFHPDWSPAMIMSALITTATPMNSSRNRGGGELTYGAGQLNPVRARDPGLVYDAREGDYVRMLCAQGYNSTQLRLVTDSDDAAPCRGGRGGSAADLNYPTMAVRAAPGKNFSSHFPRTVTNVGVPGSVYVAKLVSSRPELVGVAVSPRRLAFSQLGQRLSFTVTVSGALAGANEFVSAAVVWSDGDRHVRSPVIVHTVDV from the exons ATGGTCGGCGCCGCTCCGATCAAGGCTGCCATCGCTGCCGTCATCTTCCTCCTGGTGACCTGTCTGCATGCTTCCGATCACATTAGCGGCAACGGCGATGGTGGCGACGACGACGAGAGACAG GTAtgcatcgtgtacatggggcatccacCAGCAGCGGGGGAGAAGACGGCCGGCGGCTTCTCCGTTGCCCACCACGAGCTGCTGAGCCGGGCCCTCGACCTAGATCACAG CTCCGCTCACGAGAGGATCGTCTACAGCTACCAGAGGACCCTAAACGGATTTGCAGCAAGACTCACAAAAGACGAAAAAGAAAAGCTCTCTA GCATGGAGGGTGTGGTGTCAATCTTCCCAAGCAGGACGCACCAGCCTCTGACGACAAGATCGTGGGACTTCCTAGGCTTCCCTCAGACGGTAAAGCGAAGCCTGGAGCTCGAGGGAGACGTCATCATCGGCATGCTCGACACCGGCTTGTGGCCGGACTCCCCCTCCTTCTCCGACGAGGGCTTCGGGCCGCCGCCCAGCAGATGGAAGGGCGCCTGCCTCAACTTCACCTGTAACAA CAAGATCATTGGTGCTCGCGCGTACAACCACGGATCATCCACCGGCGGGCTGTCGGCGGTGGACACCCACGGGCACGGTACCCACACGGCGTCGACGGTGGCCGGCCGGGCGGTGGGGAACGTCAGCCTCGGTGGCCTCGCCGCGGGCACGGCCCGGGGCGCCGTGCCGGGCGCCAGGCTCGCCATCTACAAGGTTTGCTCGGACGACGGCTGCAGCGACGCGGACATGCTAGCGGGGTTCGACGACGCCGTGGCCGACGGCGTTGACGTGATCTCCTTCTCCATCGGGAGCAACCTGCCGTTCCCGTACTTCGAGGACGTGGGCGCGATCGGCTCGTTCCACGCCATGAGGGGCGGGGTGCTCACGTCGGCCGCGGCAGGGAACTCCGGGCTGGAGAGCGGGCGCGTCTCCAACGTCGCGCCGTGGATTCTGTCCGTCGCCGCCAGTAGCACCGACCGCCGGCTCGTCGACAGGCTGGTGCTGGGAAACGGCAAGACCATCGTG GGAGCCTCCATTAACATCTTCCCCGAGCTAAAGAATGTTCCATTTGTTCTTCCAATCAATGG TTCTTGCGAAGCAGAATCACTGGCCGTGGCGGGGCGGTTATACAAGGGAAAGATCCTGCTCTGCGCCTTTACCGGCAACGGCAGCGGGCCGGCGACTGTCGGCGCTGCCGGCGCGGTCATCGTCACCGACCAGCCCGACGTCGCGTTTTCGCTGCCCCTCCCCGCCGTCATGGTTTCCCAGCACCAGTTCAGTAGAATAATGGCCTACGTCAACAGAACACG CAATCCTGTGGGCACCATCCTCGCCAGCGAGTCAGCCTTCGATTCTCAGGCCCCCATCGTGGCCAGTTTCTCTTCTCCAGGTCCAAACATGATCACCCCTTCGATCTTGAAG CCTGACCTGTCCGCGCCGGGGATCGACATCCTGGCGGCGTGGTCACCGCTGTCGCCGGTGTCCGGGAGGAGCGTCGCGTACAGCATCGACTCGGGAACCTCCATGGCGTGCCCGCACGCGACCGGCGCCGCGGCATACGTCAAGTCcttccaccccgactggtcgccggCGATGATCATGTCAGCTCTCATCACCACAG CGACTCCGATGAACTCGTCACGCaaccgcggcggcggcgagctcaccTACGGCGCGGGGCAGCTCAATCCGGTGCGGGCGCGGGACCCGGGGCTCGTGTACGACGCGCGCGAGGGCGACTACGTGCGCATGTTGTGCGCCCAGGGGTACAACTCTACGCAGCTCCGGCTCGTCACCGACTCCGACGACGCCGCGCCCTGCCGTGGCGGCCGGGGAGGGTCCGCGGCCGACCTCAACTACCCGACCATGGCGGTCCGCGCCGCACCGGGGAAGAACTTCAGCTCGCACTTCCCGCGCACCGTCACCAACGTCGGCGTGCCGGGGTCGGTGTACGTTGCCAAGCTCGTCAGCTCGCGGCCTGAACTCGTCGGCGTCGCAGTTTCGCCGAGGAGACTGGCGTTCAGCCAGCTGGGTCAGAGACTGTCGTTCACCGTGACGGTCTCCGGCGCGTTGGCTGGGGCGAACGAGTTTGTGTCGGCGGCCGTCGTGTGGTCGGACGGCGATCGCCATGTGAGGAGCCCGGTAATTGTTCATACTGTGGATGTTTAA